Proteins encoded together in one Salvelinus sp. IW2-2015 unplaced genomic scaffold, ASM291031v2 Un_scaffold1499, whole genome shotgun sequence window:
- the LOC112071033 gene encoding tumor necrosis factor receptor superfamily member 14-like isoform X2, whose product MAQFGTLIWTIHIMLVLVSIGSCIACGRAEYRIGDECCPMCSPGNRVHRHCTEFTSTSCVPCVDSTFLDEPNGLIKCKVCTNCDPGLGLMVKQPCTPSSDTVCGTLEGFYCLDPTKDGCRAAQRHRSCKPGQYISHTGTTSTDTVCSDCPGKTYSDGSLTSCQQHTECEFLEIKPGTPWSDSECGVASLPIVGIXAGVLICFFLIATIAGVFLFMRKRQMVRREIVRTKQNSDPQIPTQASPDQEIPMLSGGTGKDSSPRHSQGLDIL is encoded by the exons ATGGCACAGTTTGGAACCTTGATATGGACT ATACATATTATGTTGGTGCTTGTAAGCATTGGATCCTGTATTGCATGTGGTAGAGCCGAGTACAGAATAGGGGATGAATGTTGTCCCATGTGTTCACCAG GAAATCGTGTACATAGGCATTGTACTGAATTCACCAGCACCAGCTGTGTGCCCTGTGTTGATTCTACATTCCTTGATGAGCCCAATGGTCTCATAAAATGCAAAGTGTGTACCAACTGTGATCCAG GTTTGGGTTTGATGGTAAAGCAGCCATGTACACCTTCATCAGACACTGTTTGTGGGACACTGGAGGGGTTCTACTGTCTAGACCCAACTAAGGATGGTTGTAGAGCAGCCCAGAGACACCGCAGCTGTAAACCTGGTCAATACATCAGCCACACAG GAACAACATCTACAGATACTGTGTGTTCTGACTGCCCTGGTAAAACTTATTCAGATGGATCATTAACATCTTGTCAACAACACACAGA ATGTGAATTCTTGGAAATAAAACCAGGAACTCCTTGGTCGGATTCAGAATGTGGAGTAGCCTCACTTCCCATAGTTGGAATCAYAGCTGGTGTTCTCATATGTTTTTTTCTGATAGCCACCATAGctggtgtttttttatttatgagAAAAAGACAAATGGTGAGAAGAGAAATAGTGAGAACAAAACAAAACTCAG ACCCTCAAATACCTACACAG GCATCCCCAGATCAGGAAATACCAATGCTGTCTGGGGGAACTGGAAAAG ATTCAAGCCCCCGTCACAGTCAGGGACTCGACATTCTGTAA
- the LOC112071033 gene encoding tumor necrosis factor receptor superfamily member 14-like isoform X1 → MAQFGTLIWTIHIMLVLVSIGSCIACGRAEYRIGDECCPMCSPGNRVHRHCTEFTSTSCVPCVDSTFLDEPNGLIKCKVCTNCDPGLGLMVKQPCTPSSDTVCGTLEGFYCLDPTKDGCRAAQRHRSCKPGQYISHTGTTSTDTVCSDCPGKTYSDGSLTSCQQHTECEFLEIKPGTPWSDSECGVASLPIVGIXAGVLICFFLIATIAGVFLFMRKRQMVRREIVRTKQNSDPQIPTQVCLEIYEYISSHCTTLCFLLTDILIYWASFPDRDYA, encoded by the exons ATGGCACAGTTTGGAACCTTGATATGGACT ATACATATTATGTTGGTGCTTGTAAGCATTGGATCCTGTATTGCATGTGGTAGAGCCGAGTACAGAATAGGGGATGAATGTTGTCCCATGTGTTCACCAG GAAATCGTGTACATAGGCATTGTACTGAATTCACCAGCACCAGCTGTGTGCCCTGTGTTGATTCTACATTCCTTGATGAGCCCAATGGTCTCATAAAATGCAAAGTGTGTACCAACTGTGATCCAG GTTTGGGTTTGATGGTAAAGCAGCCATGTACACCTTCATCAGACACTGTTTGTGGGACACTGGAGGGGTTCTACTGTCTAGACCCAACTAAGGATGGTTGTAGAGCAGCCCAGAGACACCGCAGCTGTAAACCTGGTCAATACATCAGCCACACAG GAACAACATCTACAGATACTGTGTGTTCTGACTGCCCTGGTAAAACTTATTCAGATGGATCATTAACATCTTGTCAACAACACACAGA ATGTGAATTCTTGGAAATAAAACCAGGAACTCCTTGGTCGGATTCAGAATGTGGAGTAGCCTCACTTCCCATAGTTGGAATCAYAGCTGGTGTTCTCATATGTTTTTTTCTGATAGCCACCATAGctggtgtttttttatttatgagAAAAAGACAAATGGTGAGAAGAGAAATAGTGAGAACAAAACAAAACTCAG ACCCTCAAATACCTACACAGGTATGTTTGGAAATCTATGAATATATTTCATCACATTGTACTACTTTGTGCTTTCTTCTGACTGACATTTTAATTTattgggccagtttcccagacagagATTATGCCTAG